Proteins found in one Acipenser ruthenus chromosome 18, fAciRut3.2 maternal haplotype, whole genome shotgun sequence genomic segment:
- the LOC117420498 gene encoding nuclear receptor coactivator 3-like isoform X3, which produces MSGLGENSLEPLSSDRKRKLSSCDTAGLSCDKRRREQESKYIEELAELISANLSDIDNFNVKPDKCAILKETVRQIRQIKEQGKASSNDDVQKADVSSTGQGVIDKDSLGPLLLQALDGFLFVVNRDGSIVFVSDNVTQYLQYKQEELINTSVYNILHEEDREEFHKNLPKTAVNGVSWGNEAPRQKSHTFNCRMLVKYGHNPSEDGSGSPRYETMQCFALSQPKAMMEEGEDLQSCMICVARRITVERTENFVTRHDLTGKLIQIDTNSLRASMRPGWEDLLRRCIQMFMHHSEGQPWSHKRHYQEAFMQGHAETPLYRFSLSDGTPVTAQTKSKLYRNHMTNEPQCFISNHLLQRDQNGYRANQAPMMQGMRAQSMGNPNPVSMNIPQGPGMGMGVNRGYEPNPMGQMVNSRYGGSGGMMQMNQMSHAGPGMMQQQHQQQQQLHQHQQQQSPYHGGGYGLGMSSPSHGSPGMNISQQNLMVSPRNRGSPKVGASQFSPGGMHSPMAPGSIGGGSSFSSSSLNALQAISEGVGNNLPSTLSSPAHKPDSSPSINSSQQQHQNQQCKPGHIDSKSPAGMYGGGGDQQHPHHHHHHNTPGESTADRPDSQANLHGTKEGSEVGSGTMEAQRRMPDSKGNKKLLQLLTSPSDEKPLVGGTTTPTTLDPMPKDSAACVTSPSSSGVSSSTAQPPGGGSSSSMLQEKHKILHKLLQNSNSPDEVAKITAEATGKESISQEAGAAELAAASGGADIKQEQLSPKKEKAHVLLRLLLDKDDSKDSSGKDVKPKLEELDGKNPQGACSSSGIMTSVPENGERKIKTEPPDELSPDMDTLETILGGLSGSSFFQDSAGGGGGRADGMSKQHASPDGSALGLRSPDSVPGPRAPFQRAMSMDGKPMAGAGPAGRQSAPCSVHIKQEIMDPRIMGSPENFPGSMGMPNRVMGVPQRSPMGGSGEWALPRSNASPVGSAGHPSMIRPRMDYNTAMAKTMMGGPMVSRSNSMPARGSMLQQQLMDVGDMGMSHFSHQGPPRSPSWPDNMLPMEPGPQSSQQNRRQFGSPLDELLVPPSTSEGQNDERALLDQLDSLLNNTDVMTLEEIDRALGIPDLVSQGQGVDPQSEQFSGQDPAMMMEQKPPMYSQGYPGPPGMGMPAGYSNTMQGQPAGFNPMMSQMSQQGNFPMSGMHPRATMMRPRMMNAPKQLRLQLQQRLQGQQFMNQSRQNLGMKMESPVTGGSPLLPPGMQPPMGGQMMAQRNREILNHQLRRQRMMMLMQQQQQQQQAAGGFSPPPNVTAPGGMDTAMGGPPMSQAPPQQFSYPANYVGMNQQGDPSFVRSAAASPPNPMMSARLGPPQTPMMQQHPQSAPMYQTADMKGWPQGSMARNSSYPQQQFAQQGNPGSCNSMMMNGAMPLNGSGAHMAQMNMNPMAMGGMPMGPEQKYC; this is translated from the exons ATGAGCGGATTGGGAGAAAACTCCTTGGAACCCCTGAGTTCGGACCGAAAGCGCAAGCTCTCGTCTTGTGACACTGCAGGCTTGAG CTGTGATAAACGACGCCGGGAGCAGGAGAGCAAGTACATCGAGGAGCTAGCAGAGCTGATTTCAGCCAACCTGAGCGACATCGATAACTTCAACGTCAAGCCTGACAAGTGTGCCATTCTGAAAGAAACTGTTCGACAGATCCGCCAGATCAAAGAACAAG GGAAAGCCTCATCCAACGATGATGTTCAGAAAGCTGACGTGTCCTCCACTGGTCAGGGGGTCATTGACAAGGACTCGCTGGGTCCGCTTCTGCTGCAG GCATTGGACGGCTTCTTGTTCGTAGTGAACCGGGACGGCAGCATCGTCTTTGTGTCCGACAACGTGACTCAGTACCTGCAGTACAAGCAGGAGGAGCTCATCAACACCAGCGTCTACAACATCCTGCACGAGGAGGACCGCGAGGAGTTCCATAAGAACCTGCCCAAGACAGCGG TGAATGGTGTTTCCTGGGGAAATGAGGCTCCCAGGCAGAAGAGTCACACGTTTAACTGTCGAATGCTGGTGAAGTATGGCCATAACCCCTCAGAGGATGGCTCTGGGAGCCCACGATATGAAACCATGCAGTGCTTTGCTCTCTCACAGCCAAAGGCCATGATGGAGGAAGGAGAAG ACCTGCAGTCTTGTATGATCTGTGTGGCAAGGCGTATTACTGTGGAGAGAACCGAAAACTTCGTTACGCGCCATGACCTGACAG GGAAGCTGATTCAAATAGACACCAACTCCCTCCGTGCCTCCATGAGACCTGGCTGGGAAGACCTGCTGCGACGGTGCATCCAGATGTTCATGCACCACAGTGAGGGGCAACCATGGTCACACAAACGCCACTACCAAGAAG CCTTCATGCAGGGCCATGCCGAGACCCCGCTGTACCGGTTCTCTTTGTCCGACGGAACTCCGGTAACGGCCCAAACCAAAAGTAAACTTTACCGGAACCACATGACCAATGAGCCCCAGTGTTTCATATCCAACCACCTGCTGCAAAG AGATCAGAATGGATACAGAGCGAACCAGGCCCCTATGATGCAGGGCATGAGGGCCCAGTCGATGGGGAATCCCAACCCTGTCTCAATGAACATCCCCCAAGGTCCAGGGATGGGCATGGGGGTCAACCGGGGCTACGAGCCCAACCCCATGGGACAGATGGTGAACTCCAggtatggtggcagcggtgggatgaTGCAGATGAACCAGATGAGCCATGCAGGCCCAGGGATGATGCAACAGCagcaccagcaacagcagcagctgcacCAACACCAACAGCAGCAATCTCCTTACCATGGTGGAGGTTATGGTCTCGGGATGAGCAGTCCATCTCATGGGAGCCCCGGTATGAATATATCCCAGCAAAACCTAATGGTCTCTCCCAGAAACCGTGGGAGTCCCAAAGTGGGGGCCAGCCAGTTTTCTCCAGGAG GCATGCACTCGCCCATGGCTCCTGGCAGCATTGGTGGAGGCAGCAGTTTCTCCAGCAGCTCTCTCAATGCTTTGCAGGCCATCAGCGAGGGGGTGGGCAACAAccttccctccactctctccTCCCCGGCTCACAAGCCAGACAGCTCACCCAGCATCAACTCTTCACAGCAGCAGCATCAAAATCAACAGTGTAAGCCGGGTCACATTGACTCCAAAAGCCCAGCCGGCATGTACGGGGGCGGGGGGGATCAACAACACCcccaccatcatcaccatcacaACACCCCCGGCGAGAGCACTGCCGACCGGCCGGACAGCCAGGCCAACCTCCACGGCACCAAGGAGGGCAGTGAGGTGGGCAGTGGCACCATGGAAGCCCAGCGAAGGATGCCAGACAGCAAGGGGAATAAGAAGCTACTGCAGCTGCTGACTTCTCCTTCTGATGAGAAGCCATTGGTAGGGggcaccaccacccccaccacaCTGGACCCCATGCCCAAGGATTCTGCAGCCTGCGTGACCAGCCCCTCCTCATCTGGGGTCTCCTCTTCCACTGCTCAGCCCCCAGGCGGAGGCTCGTCGTCGTCCATGCTGCAGGAGAAGCACAAGATCCTCCACAAGCTGCTGCAGAACAGCAACTCCCCAGACGAAGTGGCCAAGATCACGGCCGAGGCCACGGGCAAGGAGAGCATTAGCCAAGAGGCTGGGGCGGCAGAGCTCGCTGCCGCCAGTGGAGGAGCAGACATCAAACAGGAGCAGCTGAGCCCCAAAAAGGAGAAGGCCCATGtcttgctgcgcctcctgctggacAAGGACGACTCCAAAGACTCTTCCGGTAAGGATGTCAAGCCTAAACTGGAGGAGCTGGACGGGAAGAACCCTCAGGGTGCCTGCAGCAGCTCGGGAATCATGACATCCGTGCCAGAGAATGGGGAGCGCAAGATCAAGACCGAGCCCCCAGATGAG CTGAGTCCTGACATGGACACGTTGGAGACCATCCTGGGAGGCCTCAGCGGCTCAAGTTTCTTCCAGGATTCAGCGGGGGGAGGAGGGGGCCGTGCTGACGGGATGAGCAAGCAACATGCTTCTCCGGATGGGAGCGCACTTG GGTTGAGGAGCCCCGACTCGGTGCCCGGCCCCCGAGCTCCGTTCCAGCGGGCCATGTCGATGGACGGGAAGCCCATGGCAGGAGCAGGGCCCGCGGGGAGGCAGAGTGCCCCCTGCTCCGTGCACATCAAGCAGGAAATCATGGACCCACGAATAATGGGCAGCCCAGAGAACTTTCCAGGGAGCATGG GAATGCCTAACAGGGTGATGGGAGTCCCCCAGCGCTCTCCTATGGGTGGATCGGGTGAGTGGGCTTTGCCCCGGTCGAATGCAAGCCCAGTGGGGTCTGCAGGTCACCCCTCCATGATCCGGCCGAGAATGGACTATAACACTGCAATGGCCAAAACCATGATGGGAGGTCCAATGGTCAGCAGGTCCAACAGCATGCCGGCGAGAGGGTCAAtgctgcagcagcagctgatGGACGTGG GTGACATGGGCATGAGTCATTTCAGCCATCAGGGACCTCCCAGATCTCCTTCCTGGCCTGACAACATGCTGCCGATGGAGCCAGGGCCACAGAGCAGCCAGCAGAACAG gcgGCAGTTTGGCAGCCCTCTGGATGAGCTGTTGGTGCCCCCCTCCACCAGCGAGGGTCAGAATGACGAGCGCGCCCTGCTGGACCAGCTGGACTCGCTGCTCAATAACACAGACGTCATGACCCTGGAGGAGATCGACCGGGCGCTGGGCATCCCTGACCTTGTGAGCCAG GGCCAGGGTGTGGACCCCCAGTCGGAGCAGTTCTCAGGACAGGACCCGGCCATGATGATGGAGCAGAAGCCCCCCATGTACAGCCAGGGCTATCCTGGGCCTCCAGGCATGGGGATGCCGGCTGGCTACAGCAACACAATGCAGGGCCAGCCCGCAGGCTTCAACCCCATGATGAGCCAGATGAGCCAACAGGGCAACTTCCCTATGTCGGGCATGCACCCCCGTGCCACTATGATGAGGCCGCGCATGATGAACGCACCCAAGCAACTCCGCCTGCAGCTGCAGCAGAGACTACAGGGCCAGCAG TTCATGAACCAGAGCCGGCAGAACCTGGGGATGAAGATGGAGAGCCCGGTGACAGGGGGGAGCCCCTTGCTGCCGCCCGGCATGCAGCCCCCCATGGGAGGACAG ATGATGGCTCAGCGGAACAGGGAGATCTTGAACCACCAGCTGCGGCGCCAGAGGATGATGATGctaatgcagcagcagcagcagcagcagcaggcagcgGGGGGCTTCAGCCCTCCTCCCAACGTCACCGCCCCCGGAGGCATGGACACCGCCATGGGGGGCCCTCCCATGAGCCAGGCCCCCCCGCAGCAGTTCTCCTACCCGGCCAACTACG TAGGAATGAACCAGCAGGGGGATCCCTCGTTTGTACGCTCCGCTGCCGCCAGTCCTCCGAACCCCATGATGTCGGCTCGGCTGGGGCCGCCTCAGACTCCCATGATGCAGCAGCACCCCCAGAGTGCACCCATGTATCAGACCGCCGACATGAAAGGCTGGCCACAGGGAAGCATGGCCAGGAACAG TTCATACCCCCAGCAGCAGTTTGCCCAGCAGGGGAACCCCGGCTCTTGCAACAGCATGATGATGAACGGTGCCATGCCGTTGAATGGAAGTGGGGCTCACATGGCGCAGATGAACATGAACCCCATGGCAATGGGCGGGATGCCCATGGGGCCGGAACAG aaatatTGCTGA
- the LOC117420498 gene encoding nuclear receptor coactivator 3-like isoform X4 has protein sequence MSGLGENSLEPLSSDRKRKLSSCDTAGLSCDKRRREQESKYIEELAELISANLSDIDNFNVKPDKCAILKETVRQIRQIKEQGKASSNDDVQKADVSSTGQGVIDKDSLGPLLLQALDGFLFVVNRDGSIVFVSDNVTQYLQYKQEELINTSVYNILHEEDREEFHKNLPKTAVNGVSWGNEAPRQKSHTFNCRMLVKYGHNPSEDGSGSPRYETMQCFALSQPKAMMEEGEDLQSCMICVARRITVERTENFVTRHDLTGKLIQIDTNSLRASMRPGWEDLLRRCIQMFMHHSEGQPWSHKRHYQEAFMQGHAETPLYRFSLSDGTPVTAQTKSKLYRNHMTNEPQCFISNHLLQRDQNGYRANQAPMMQGMRAQSMGNPNPVSMNIPQGPGMGMGVNRGYEPNPMGQMVNSRYGGSGGMMQMNQMSHAGPGMMQQQHQQQQQLHQHQQQQSPYHGGGYGLGMSSPSHGSPGMHSPMAPGSIGGGSSFSSSSLNALQAISEGVGNNLPSTLSSPAHKPDSSPSINSSQQQHQNQQCKPGHIDSKSPAGMYGGGGDQQHPHHHHHHNTPGESTADRPDSQANLHGTKEGSEVGSGTMEAQRRMPDSKGNKKLLQLLTSPSDEKPLVGGTTTPTTLDPMPKDSAACVTSPSSSGVSSSTAQPPGGGSSSSMLQEKHKILHKLLQNSNSPDEVAKITAEATGKESISQEAGAAELAAASGGADIKQEQLSPKKEKAHVLLRLLLDKDDSKDSSGKDVKPKLEELDGKNPQGACSSSGIMTSVPENGERKIKTEPPDELSPDMDTLETILGGLSGSSFFQDSAGGGGGRADGMSKQHASPDGSALGLRSPDSVPGPRAPFQRAMSMDGKPMAGAGPAGRQSAPCSVHIKQEIMDPRIMGSPENFPGSMGMPNRVMGVPQRSPMGGSGEWALPRSNASPVGSAGHPSMIRPRMDYNTAMAKTMMGGPMVSRSNSMPARGSMLQQQLMDVGDMGMSHFSHQGPPRSPSWPDNMLPMEPGPQSSQQNRRQFGSPLDELLVPPSTSEGQNDERALLDQLDSLLNNTDVMTLEEIDRALGIPDLVSQGQGVDPQSEQFSGQDPAMMMEQKPPMYSQGYPGPPGMGMPAGYSNTMQGQPAGFNPMMSQMSQQGNFPMSGMHPRATMMRPRMMNAPKQLRLQLQQRLQGQQFMNQSRQNLGMKMESPVTGGSPLLPPGMQPPMGGQPGFLNAQMMAQRNREILNHQLRRQRMMMLMQQQQQQQQAAGGFSPPPNVTAPGGMDTAMGGPPMSQAPPQQFSYPANYVGMNQQGDPSFVRSAAASPPNPMMSARLGPPQTPMMQQHPQSAPMYQTADMKGWPQGSMARNSSYPQQQFAQQGNPGSCNSMMMNGAMPLNGSGAHMAQMNMNPMAMGGMPMGPEQKYC, from the exons ATGAGCGGATTGGGAGAAAACTCCTTGGAACCCCTGAGTTCGGACCGAAAGCGCAAGCTCTCGTCTTGTGACACTGCAGGCTTGAG CTGTGATAAACGACGCCGGGAGCAGGAGAGCAAGTACATCGAGGAGCTAGCAGAGCTGATTTCAGCCAACCTGAGCGACATCGATAACTTCAACGTCAAGCCTGACAAGTGTGCCATTCTGAAAGAAACTGTTCGACAGATCCGCCAGATCAAAGAACAAG GGAAAGCCTCATCCAACGATGATGTTCAGAAAGCTGACGTGTCCTCCACTGGTCAGGGGGTCATTGACAAGGACTCGCTGGGTCCGCTTCTGCTGCAG GCATTGGACGGCTTCTTGTTCGTAGTGAACCGGGACGGCAGCATCGTCTTTGTGTCCGACAACGTGACTCAGTACCTGCAGTACAAGCAGGAGGAGCTCATCAACACCAGCGTCTACAACATCCTGCACGAGGAGGACCGCGAGGAGTTCCATAAGAACCTGCCCAAGACAGCGG TGAATGGTGTTTCCTGGGGAAATGAGGCTCCCAGGCAGAAGAGTCACACGTTTAACTGTCGAATGCTGGTGAAGTATGGCCATAACCCCTCAGAGGATGGCTCTGGGAGCCCACGATATGAAACCATGCAGTGCTTTGCTCTCTCACAGCCAAAGGCCATGATGGAGGAAGGAGAAG ACCTGCAGTCTTGTATGATCTGTGTGGCAAGGCGTATTACTGTGGAGAGAACCGAAAACTTCGTTACGCGCCATGACCTGACAG GGAAGCTGATTCAAATAGACACCAACTCCCTCCGTGCCTCCATGAGACCTGGCTGGGAAGACCTGCTGCGACGGTGCATCCAGATGTTCATGCACCACAGTGAGGGGCAACCATGGTCACACAAACGCCACTACCAAGAAG CCTTCATGCAGGGCCATGCCGAGACCCCGCTGTACCGGTTCTCTTTGTCCGACGGAACTCCGGTAACGGCCCAAACCAAAAGTAAACTTTACCGGAACCACATGACCAATGAGCCCCAGTGTTTCATATCCAACCACCTGCTGCAAAG AGATCAGAATGGATACAGAGCGAACCAGGCCCCTATGATGCAGGGCATGAGGGCCCAGTCGATGGGGAATCCCAACCCTGTCTCAATGAACATCCCCCAAGGTCCAGGGATGGGCATGGGGGTCAACCGGGGCTACGAGCCCAACCCCATGGGACAGATGGTGAACTCCAggtatggtggcagcggtgggatgaTGCAGATGAACCAGATGAGCCATGCAGGCCCAGGGATGATGCAACAGCagcaccagcaacagcagcagctgcacCAACACCAACAGCAGCAATCTCCTTACCATGGTGGAGGTTATGGTCTCGGGATGAGCAGTCCATCTCATGGGAGCCCCG GCATGCACTCGCCCATGGCTCCTGGCAGCATTGGTGGAGGCAGCAGTTTCTCCAGCAGCTCTCTCAATGCTTTGCAGGCCATCAGCGAGGGGGTGGGCAACAAccttccctccactctctccTCCCCGGCTCACAAGCCAGACAGCTCACCCAGCATCAACTCTTCACAGCAGCAGCATCAAAATCAACAGTGTAAGCCGGGTCACATTGACTCCAAAAGCCCAGCCGGCATGTACGGGGGCGGGGGGGATCAACAACACCcccaccatcatcaccatcacaACACCCCCGGCGAGAGCACTGCCGACCGGCCGGACAGCCAGGCCAACCTCCACGGCACCAAGGAGGGCAGTGAGGTGGGCAGTGGCACCATGGAAGCCCAGCGAAGGATGCCAGACAGCAAGGGGAATAAGAAGCTACTGCAGCTGCTGACTTCTCCTTCTGATGAGAAGCCATTGGTAGGGggcaccaccacccccaccacaCTGGACCCCATGCCCAAGGATTCTGCAGCCTGCGTGACCAGCCCCTCCTCATCTGGGGTCTCCTCTTCCACTGCTCAGCCCCCAGGCGGAGGCTCGTCGTCGTCCATGCTGCAGGAGAAGCACAAGATCCTCCACAAGCTGCTGCAGAACAGCAACTCCCCAGACGAAGTGGCCAAGATCACGGCCGAGGCCACGGGCAAGGAGAGCATTAGCCAAGAGGCTGGGGCGGCAGAGCTCGCTGCCGCCAGTGGAGGAGCAGACATCAAACAGGAGCAGCTGAGCCCCAAAAAGGAGAAGGCCCATGtcttgctgcgcctcctgctggacAAGGACGACTCCAAAGACTCTTCCGGTAAGGATGTCAAGCCTAAACTGGAGGAGCTGGACGGGAAGAACCCTCAGGGTGCCTGCAGCAGCTCGGGAATCATGACATCCGTGCCAGAGAATGGGGAGCGCAAGATCAAGACCGAGCCCCCAGATGAG CTGAGTCCTGACATGGACACGTTGGAGACCATCCTGGGAGGCCTCAGCGGCTCAAGTTTCTTCCAGGATTCAGCGGGGGGAGGAGGGGGCCGTGCTGACGGGATGAGCAAGCAACATGCTTCTCCGGATGGGAGCGCACTTG GGTTGAGGAGCCCCGACTCGGTGCCCGGCCCCCGAGCTCCGTTCCAGCGGGCCATGTCGATGGACGGGAAGCCCATGGCAGGAGCAGGGCCCGCGGGGAGGCAGAGTGCCCCCTGCTCCGTGCACATCAAGCAGGAAATCATGGACCCACGAATAATGGGCAGCCCAGAGAACTTTCCAGGGAGCATGG GAATGCCTAACAGGGTGATGGGAGTCCCCCAGCGCTCTCCTATGGGTGGATCGGGTGAGTGGGCTTTGCCCCGGTCGAATGCAAGCCCAGTGGGGTCTGCAGGTCACCCCTCCATGATCCGGCCGAGAATGGACTATAACACTGCAATGGCCAAAACCATGATGGGAGGTCCAATGGTCAGCAGGTCCAACAGCATGCCGGCGAGAGGGTCAAtgctgcagcagcagctgatGGACGTGG GTGACATGGGCATGAGTCATTTCAGCCATCAGGGACCTCCCAGATCTCCTTCCTGGCCTGACAACATGCTGCCGATGGAGCCAGGGCCACAGAGCAGCCAGCAGAACAG gcgGCAGTTTGGCAGCCCTCTGGATGAGCTGTTGGTGCCCCCCTCCACCAGCGAGGGTCAGAATGACGAGCGCGCCCTGCTGGACCAGCTGGACTCGCTGCTCAATAACACAGACGTCATGACCCTGGAGGAGATCGACCGGGCGCTGGGCATCCCTGACCTTGTGAGCCAG GGCCAGGGTGTGGACCCCCAGTCGGAGCAGTTCTCAGGACAGGACCCGGCCATGATGATGGAGCAGAAGCCCCCCATGTACAGCCAGGGCTATCCTGGGCCTCCAGGCATGGGGATGCCGGCTGGCTACAGCAACACAATGCAGGGCCAGCCCGCAGGCTTCAACCCCATGATGAGCCAGATGAGCCAACAGGGCAACTTCCCTATGTCGGGCATGCACCCCCGTGCCACTATGATGAGGCCGCGCATGATGAACGCACCCAAGCAACTCCGCCTGCAGCTGCAGCAGAGACTACAGGGCCAGCAG TTCATGAACCAGAGCCGGCAGAACCTGGGGATGAAGATGGAGAGCCCGGTGACAGGGGGGAGCCCCTTGCTGCCGCCCGGCATGCAGCCCCCCATGGGAGGACAG CCGGGGTTCCTCAATGCTCAGATGATGGCTCAGCGGAACAGGGAGATCTTGAACCACCAGCTGCGGCGCCAGAGGATGATGATGctaatgcagcagcagcagcagcagcagcaggcagcgGGGGGCTTCAGCCCTCCTCCCAACGTCACCGCCCCCGGAGGCATGGACACCGCCATGGGGGGCCCTCCCATGAGCCAGGCCCCCCCGCAGCAGTTCTCCTACCCGGCCAACTACG TAGGAATGAACCAGCAGGGGGATCCCTCGTTTGTACGCTCCGCTGCCGCCAGTCCTCCGAACCCCATGATGTCGGCTCGGCTGGGGCCGCCTCAGACTCCCATGATGCAGCAGCACCCCCAGAGTGCACCCATGTATCAGACCGCCGACATGAAAGGCTGGCCACAGGGAAGCATGGCCAGGAACAG TTCATACCCCCAGCAGCAGTTTGCCCAGCAGGGGAACCCCGGCTCTTGCAACAGCATGATGATGAACGGTGCCATGCCGTTGAATGGAAGTGGGGCTCACATGGCGCAGATGAACATGAACCCCATGGCAATGGGCGGGATGCCCATGGGGCCGGAACAG aaatatTGCTGA